GTTAGAGACAGTAATGGCGCCCCATAATCACCACCAAAACCATGTTGCCTTAGAGGGTATGAAGGAATAATATAGCTCTATTGTGGCATTTATACTCATTCATATATGAAGTATTGGTTTATTATATGAATTATGGCATTGACGTAAACAGATGATATAAAATTATACCATATTCTCTGCTTTGATATATCACCTAAATGCTATGTAATGCCTTGCACAGCTGAACAGGTCCTATGCATTGCTATGCAATGCAGTCTCTTTGCAAGTTGCTTATAAAACAGATGATAACAGACCcatatacttatttttattccaAGGGTCACAGCAGACCTAATTATGGAAACCTGTGTGCTTAACATAATGAAAGAAAGACAATCAGTGTCTACGTGAAATTAGCACCTTTAGCTGACActggactgcaactcccagAAGATGCAATATTATGGGCTGCAAGTTGTAGTTCACTGGCACCAAATCTGACTATCCCAGCCTAGCACCTAACCTCATGTGTTAGACAGCTAAGACACTGGATCTATGCTGATAAAACAAGATAGGACATTGTAGGCTGGAAGTTAGGAATGAGATTTTTCAATTCAGGTGTATTCCTAAGTGCTGCATTAATACAATATTGTATCCTGACAGTGTTATGTGCCTCTTATAGCCAGTAACAGATCAATAATGTCTCTTATACTAAAGAGAGAGGctgaatatattttgtatctgtGAGGGGCTCAGCTGCCTCCCTTATTAACACTATGCAGCGGAATGCCTACTGTGGCACAAGGAGCGTGGCACTGCCTAACTAATTGAGGGCACCGTGCCATGGTCCtaagctttatttttgtaacaatatttataaaggACTTTATTTCACATGCTTGTGGGTTCTGTGTCTTTCTGTGTTGAGTCTGATTCTTGCACTTTTACACTCAAATCACAATATCGTCATGGTTACGGTGAATACGCGTTGCCAGTTTGCTTGTTGCAATACTTGCTGAGGCTCCTAAAATCTATAAACTACACAGGTTTCCCTACTGcattactttaatgcatatatatatatatatatttatatatatatatatatagcaagccTGACTGAAACTTAAGGTTGAGAGAAAGATGAAAGAGTTGAAATAAAACAtctttgataataataataataataataagtaataatattaataaaaaatatagaaacgtCACTGGCATCAGTAAAGAGTTTTGTGAACTCTGGGTAAGATTTGATATTGGTCAGACAGAAAGCTCAAATATAGAGCGTGTGATAAGGGACAACGCGTCCCTCGTGGTGTGTAGGTGACCAGTGTCAATTATAAGTATGTCCCACCAAGAAACTGATACCCACCTCCAAAATTCCTGGAAGCAGGCATGTAAACAATGCTCCGGACGTGCCTTGTAGTGctggaagaaaaaacaaatacacaagtTAACAATAATATGCAAAGGGGTTCTCAGTGCGATATTTCATCTGACCTTTGAAAACTTGAGGACACATTTCGATGGGATAATGATAATTATATGcacatataattaaatgtaagtATGACGACGCTGCCTTTAAGAGCTGCATTTGTTGGCACTTCAAGCCTTGTTTTTGGAACACAAAAACGGCGGTAGCGAAATTCTCAGATTCTGGGGAATTGTGTTGAAGCACATATCAGAGGTAGAAACACGTTACGTTCCATGCAGGGAGCCATTAAGAATAAAAGGCTTTATCGTTAGGGAAGCTCAACAATATTTGGAgtttaaaagaaaaccaaaaagatgtcccaaatgtaACAGTTCAGAAAGGTAAGGCCCCGGTCAGCGCCGGCCCCGGTAACGCCACACGTTATGCATACTGTACAGGTTACTATACGTCAGGATAAGCAAACATTCCCGGCAGACAGCGTCCTGCCAAGAGCAACAAACACTTTAATGTCAGGGGTACATGTTTGGTGACAGAACATACAAAGACATGCATTTATTCCTTACAAAGGAACACGTAAACGCACATGTTACACAGAAGCATTCCCTGTTCTGGGTTAATTGTAAGGAGTCCGTGTTTTGCTGGCCAGCAGAAAGTAGTTGAGGTAACTGGGtgagacagtttaatgtttcTCGGTTACACACTCTTTAGTGGGGTTAAAGGTTTCGTGCTGCACGGATACACCCGTTTCTTACACAATAAAGGAAGCAGCACTTGGACAGCTCTGTTTCCCCTGTTGTTATTTCGCGGCCATGAAAGAAACTTTGTGTGAATAAGATCACGCGCAAGCCTCAGCCTCACGTCACCAGGCGACTGTCAGAGGCGGCTTCCGGTTTCGTATGAGAGCTGGGGAAGGCCACTTCCTGGTTTCTCCAATTGCGTCAATTCCGGTTCCGGCTAAGTGACAGGGGGGCTCCCCTGAATCCGCAGGTATCTCGGAGGGACCGGGACCGGGAGATGAGATGACAACGTCAACTATGCAGGTAGAGGAGGGGAGCAGCGAGAAGAGCACGGGGAGTACCAGGGAGAGACACCGGGTGGAGTGTGGGAGGGGAAGGCTGGATGACAGCTCGTGGAGGGTGGAGAGAGCTAtgtgggaaaaataataataaggaaataCCAGGAGAAGAAGTCAGCAGAGGCTGGAGCCTGAGGGTAAGTCACAATGGACTGGACAGAGGTGAGTGATACTCGTGAGGACCCGCTGCTGCTACTGGGGATAGAGATGGGTAGGAGGGGAAAGAGAGGGTTAGGATGGGGGTAGAAGGGGgctgtatagatagatagagagggTAAACACAGGGGTCGGATGGGGTCTGGATAGGTAGAGGTGGGCAGGATGGGGTCTGGATAGGTAGAGATGGGCAGGATTGGGTCTGGATAGGTAGAGGTGGGCAGGATGGGGTCTGGATAGGTAGAGGTGGGCAGGATGGGGTCTGGATAGGTAGAGGTGGGCAGGATGGGGTCTGGATAGGTAGAGGTGGGCAGGATGGGGTAGAAGTGAGTAGCAGAGGGCAGGATGTGTAGAGAGGGTAAGGGTGGGGGTAGAAATGGGCAGGATGGAGGCTGATAGGTAGAGGTGGGCATGGTGGGGGCAGGATAGGTAGAGAGGGGTAGGATGGGGAGATGAGGGATAGAGTTACAGAATACAGGGACTGTGGACAGGTAGGTGCGGGAGAGGACTGGGATTGAATTAGAAGCGTATCACTTTGAACCAGAAATAGGACTGTGGAAGTTATATAAATTGTACAAATCATATTATTGCAGGTAAGGGGTTGCCACACACACAGCTTGGTGGCCTTACATTTTTATCTCCTCATTTGGCCCTTTAgatatatagaataaaatatttcacaagCAGTGAGAATTTACCTGctgtcacacatacacatagaaTAATAGGGACCACCTGTGGCGAGAGAGAATGCCCCTCCGTATCATTCTCTGGGAGGCTGTGGGATTAACgctattgctaacagcaatcatccTGTCACCGTTGTATTTAAGGCTGCTGTGTTTGGTATGATAGGGTCCACCCTCTCCTTGGCCGTCATCATATTATTCAGGTCGCTGGTTGCACCCAAACATCCGGCTGAACGCGTGTTTCACATGACCATATTGCTACATATTAGTATCATTAAGCGTGACGTCTGTGACTCAGAGGCTGTCATCGGCTGAGCACTTTAATGTGTGTAGTTTTATTATGAACACTTGCGAATGCTTTTGCCACCCTGTTCACAATACCACATACTTTAGATATCTAGAGACCTCCCGCATTTGAGTGACGCTTCTAATTTTATAATGCGCAAAGagacacacatatatctatGTTTCTCTATATCTCCAGAAAGCGATCGATTTGGTCACCAAGGCCACCGAAGAGGATAAAAACAAGAACTATGAGGAGGCGCTGAGACTGTACCAGCATGCGGTGGAGTACTTTCTGCACGCCATCAAGTGTGAGTCTATTCAGAACGCAGGCAATTACACAGCTCAAcatgaaactatatatattttttttttttaccaaacttCTTTTTAGTTAGCAATAGAACATCATCAcatagtgttatatatatatgtagccctGTGTTCTACAGGGATTTATCCCTCTTTGGGAATGAGGTGGGGGAATAGATTTATTGCCCTAATTTTGTATACTGCAGATGAGGCTCACAATGATAAATCCAAGGAGACCATCAGAGCCAAGTGCGTGCAATATTTGGACCGGGCAGAACAATTAAAGAACTATCTCAAGACAAAGAGCAAGCAAGGCAAAAAACCAGTGAAGGAGTCACAGAATGAGAAGGGGTAAGAAGGTCTGAGGGGTATAAAAGGAAGGCAGCAGACCTTAACtgaattgtgtgtttttaaagcCAGATATGGAAAACCAGTGGGTCCCAAAGACCAGCATTATACTTCTCTTCCCCCCTTTTAATATAATGGTATTGTATGTTTTGGCGTATTCTACTCATTTTatcaattaatgtattttatcctTGAATAGACACCACTTTTAATCTTGGTTATTTATGCTTCCACagaagtgacagtgacagtgagGGGGACAATCCAGAGACAAAGAAGCTGCAGGAGCAGCTCATGGGTATGTGTGGAAGGAAATGTGTTTAAGGGCCGAAGCAGGGAATAGGGGAGATGTTACTGGTGAGGGAAAGTGGTAAGGAAGTTTGGTCACCGGTACAGCATGCAGAACATATGAGTGGCATAGAGGGGAGGCGTTTATGTCTTTCCATCTCACCACTCAATTCCTTTATGGCGTTCCTACAGGTGCTATTGTCATGGAGAAGCCTAATGTTCGATGGAACGATGTGGCTGGTCTAGAAGGAGCAAAAGAAGCTCTGAAAGAAGCTGTGATCTTACCCATCAAGTTCCCCCACCTCTTCACAGGTCCGATTCAGCTGCTTCTCTCTAATCACGTCTTGTTCCAGAGATCTCTAATTACTTCGTATGACTTCAaaacctgaaaaagaaaaaaacatttgttttcccATTTACTCAATAAGCTAAAGAGTGGATTTGATGGAGGGAAGTTTGATTTCATTGGTCAGTTTATTATAATTACATTCAGCTCACCCAAAACTGTAGTTAGTGTAGTTTCCCTAACACTTGTATGTATAACAACgcatatattttgtgtttggtTTGTGACTGATATCTGAGCTCACATAGTTCACATGTGTTTCTGCCTTTCTGTCCACGCTTTAAAGTCTCTGTTATGATCCTTCCCCAAGGTAAGCGCACCCCATGGCGTGGCATCTTGCTCTTTGGTCCTCCGGGAACAGGAAAGTCCTACCTAGCCAAAGCTGTAGCAACAGAAGCCAATAACTCTACATTCTTCTCTGTGTCCTCGTCTGATTTGATGTCCAAGTGGCTAGGAGAGAGCGAGAAGTGAGTTCTGGCAGGGACAAGATGTGGAAATATAAGACATGGCAGTGGGTGACATGCAGGTGGCCCTTCTTTTATTCCTACAGTTACATCCTTTCTTCTTTGTATTCCAGGCTAGTGAAGAATCTTTTCGAGTTGGCAAGACAACACAAACCGTCCATTATCTTCATTGATGAGGTTGATTCACTGTGCGGATCCCgaaacgagaatgagagtgaagCTGCTCGTAGGATCAAGACCGAATTCCTGGTGCAGATGCAGGGTACCTCCAAAACAAAATCACCACTTTTATCAAAATAGGTTAATAGGGATTAACTAGACGCCAGAGATTTTTCaatagaaatacattattttccctCTCGCCATTTATAAAGGGATTACGTTCACTAAGACACTTTTTACACAGAAGCGAACATTACTTGTTTTTACACTGTTATATTTTTGCTTCTACCTCTTCATGCCTTCTATATCtgtttttatgttgtgtttGTGATCTGGTTTGCAGGTGTTGGGAATAACAATGATGGGATCTTGGTCCTTGGTGCCACCAATATACCTTGGGTGCTGGATTCTGCTATCCGGAGAAGGTATGGATATATTTGTATGTGCCACcattaaatgtaatacatttttatttagccaacacacatatactttcTGACCTCCCAGATCCATGTGAGGAAGTAACCGGGGAGGTGTGGAGGGTCTTATGTAGAGTAGAGGCTGGTATAGTCAAGTTTGTTACATCGATCTGAATTATCATTCTTGTGGTTTCAGGTTTGAAAAGCGAATATACATCCCGCTTCCTGAGGAGGCTGCCCGTGCTCAGATGTTCCGGTTACACCTGGGAAATACTCCTCACCACCTGAGTGAAGCTGACGTGCGCGAGCTTGCTAGGAAAACAGACGGTTACTCTGGCGCAGACATCAGTATCATAGTGAGAGATGCACTTATGCAGCCTGTTCGGAAGGTGCAGTCTGCCACACACTTCAAGAAGGTAATCTCTAGACAGGCAGACAGAAACACAGCAGCTTGAATAACATAGCATGTATTCATTAAGTTGCCTCTCTTGATAATGTAGGTTCGAGGTCCCTCCCGCACTAATCCTGCGATCACTGTAGATGACCTTTTAACACCCTGCTCACCAGGAGACCCGGGGGCTATAGAGATGACCTGGATGGAGGTGCCCAGTGACAAACTGCTGGAGCCGGTAGTCTGCATGGTGAGTTACACACATTTCTCAGGCCACGTCATTAACATTGTTAACCATAACTTCTCACGGCCTCCAATTCTATTTGACTTACCCTTGCCTTGTTTCTCAGTCTGACATGCTCCGGTCGCTGGCTACCACTCGCCCCACCGTTAATTCAGAGGATCTATTGAAAGTGAAGAAATTTACAGACGACTTTGGGCAAGAAGGATGAGGTGCAGAGTTCAGCATTGATGGGGGCATGCCTTTTGGACACCGTGTTTGCTTGCTTAACTTTTTAAGTGCCCCCGCCCATCATAAAGCAGGAATCTGGCAGCACCCGACACcaccatatacatatattcaggaCTTAAATTCCATCTTGGGCACCAGACACCCTGTGTGCCTCCACTAATCTTCAAATTTTCGTCTTTGAGGTTTATGTTCGTTGGCCATCAGCAACTGGTTTGGCTGCCTGCCCTCCCCACAATAGTACAACCCAATATCGCTGCTTAACTTACCAGTAAAAAAGACTTTTTGTAACTGACATTCTGTAACACTACCCCTTCCTGACTCCCTTCTCCAATTCCTCCGGAATACTAAAGGTGTGGGGGTGCTTAAGTACACCACCTCGTTACCCTTTGCATCCTCCTCTACCTTCTATTACCTGCCAGTAcctgctgtgtgtgttatttgggaATGAGTGTTCAGTTGTGTAAATATACCATTTCTGATTAAGTTGATAGGTCTGgtgtttgtttatttctttccaCATGCCTGGATCAAGGACATGAGCTGAGTCAGTAAATACATTGAAGGGAACACTGAATATAACCATTTTGAGGCTGTGGTACTTAATTTATTGTCATTGATTTTATGATGGGGGCACTGCAGACCATTTGCCTCCAACAGCAATTGTACCCTCAACTCAGAATTTGGATGCTCGCCCTGGCAGTAATCCCTCAAAATAACTGTTTGATTGCATTGTGCACtgctataaaaataatcataaacaGAGCGGTGAAAGCGTAGTAACAATACCTTAATTTCTGtaacttaaatatttaatgcaaagAAAATTTAAGCTTTCGCTGGTTATGGGAAAACGGGCACTGTCCCAACTGAGCAGTATTCTTCCTGTGAACATCCATCTATGTACATGGCTCTGCCTGGTACAAAGCAGTTGTTTCAGGTCATACAAAATTTTCAGGTTTCAGGTCATACAAAATGATGCAGCATTTCTCAGTCATTTACTTCTGCCCAGTTAACGTTGGTAAAGGTACGTGGATCCATCTTATCGATATACAGAACTCCATTCAAATGGTCCATCTCGTGCTGGACAATCCGAGCTGCCCAGCCTTTAGCCTGCCAACTTATGCGCTCACCCTTAGTGTTCAGACCTAAAATAGAAATGTGTTTTAGAATTAGACAATCAAAATATGTTTACTGCTGCtgtgaatatttattaaacGTCAATGTAACAAAATAACCACACCATAAAAAGTGGGATTAATACCTGTGTATTGAGGGACTTCACTcacattcaaatattttagtATTAGTAAGTGTTGACTCACCGGATAGCTCTACCGAATAATATCGTGGCACTACAGCAGAGAATCCCCGGACGCTACTGCAGCCCTCCGGAAAGCTAAGTGTTCGAGAGTCCAAAACATGCATTTCAGGATTAATGAAGACCTGAAGTGGGAATGGGGCCATCTCACGTGCAGCCAGCACTTCTGGGGGCACCATCCGACACATCTGTTCAGAGAGCTCCACAGCCAGGATACGAAGGGGAACCCCAAGCTGCGGTGCACTAAGCCCCACGCAACCACCTGCCCTCAGGACTCGTACCATGCGATCCAGCACCTTAACAGTATCGGGGTGGGTAATGCGGGCAGGAGGAACAGGCGCAGCTTGGCAACGCAGCACCGGatctcctgtctgtgtcactcTG
The nucleotide sequence above comes from Spea bombifrons isolate aSpeBom1 chromosome 10, aSpeBom1.2.pri, whole genome shotgun sequence. Encoded proteins:
- the PDF gene encoding peptide deformylase, mitochondrial is translated as MLVQRGCWALGKLLSHCSNFAVPTAPRYLSRFCSSWAGGRRRSYWRYLRRSVLGTPTPPYSRVTQTGDPVLRCQAAPVPPARITHPDTVKVLDRMVRVLRAGGCVGLSAPQLGVPLRILAVELSEQMCRMVPPEVLAAREMAPFPLQVFINPEMHVLDSRTLSFPEGCSSVRGFSAVVPRYYSVELSGLNTKGERISWQAKGWAARIVQHEMDHLNGVLYIDKMDPRTFTNVNWAEVND
- the VPS4A gene encoding vacuolar protein sorting-associated protein 4A, whose product is MTTSTMQKAIDLVTKATEEDKNKNYEEALRLYQHAVEYFLHAIKYEAHNDKSKETIRAKCVQYLDRAEQLKNYLKTKSKQGKKPVKESQNEKGSDSDSEGDNPETKKLQEQLMGAIVMEKPNVRWNDVAGLEGAKEALKEAVILPIKFPHLFTGKRTPWRGILLFGPPGTGKSYLAKAVATEANNSTFFSVSSSDLMSKWLGESEKLVKNLFELARQHKPSIIFIDEVDSLCGSRNENESEAARRIKTEFLVQMQGVGNNNDGILVLGATNIPWVLDSAIRRRFEKRIYIPLPEEAARAQMFRLHLGNTPHHLSEADVRELARKTDGYSGADISIIVRDALMQPVRKVQSATHFKKVRGPSRTNPAITVDDLLTPCSPGDPGAIEMTWMEVPSDKLLEPVVCMSDMLRSLATTRPTVNSEDLLKVKKFTDDFGQEG